From one Candidatus Marinimicrobia bacterium CG08_land_8_20_14_0_20_45_22 genomic stretch:
- a CDS encoding cell division protein FtsH — KIIFNELTTGSGNDIERATELARRMVCEWGMSERLGPLTFGKKNEEIFLGRDIATHRDFSEETAKLIDSEVRLIVEEAEKRAKTILSENLDKLKILAEVLLEREVIDGSEIEKLMKGETLPPLVKNNEHVSQIAKPNQKTVPKKRGRKPKILVPEAQSGGTNPSN; from the coding sequence AAAAGATCATTTTTAATGAATTGACGACCGGCTCCGGAAACGATATCGAAAGAGCAACCGAACTGGCGCGTCGCATGGTTTGCGAATGGGGAATGAGCGAGCGATTGGGACCGTTGACATTCGGCAAGAAAAACGAGGAGATTTTCCTCGGCAGAGACATTGCCACACACCGCGATTTCAGCGAAGAGACTGCCAAACTAATCGACTCCGAAGTCCGGCTGATCGTTGAAGAAGCAGAAAAACGCGCTAAAACGATTCTATCGGAAAATTTGGATAAACTTAAGATTCTGGCTGAAGTGCTCCTCGAACGTGAAGTCATTGACGGTTCGGAGATAGAAAAACTGATGAAAGGAGAAACACTTCCGCCGCTCGTTAAAAATAATGAACACGTTTCTCAGATAGCAAAACCAAACCAAAAGACTGTCCCTAAAAAACGCGGCAGAAAACCGAAAATACTTGTTCCGGAGGCGCAATCTGGCGGT